The following DNA comes from Ardenticatenales bacterium.
CCGCCTGCACACTGGGGTCGCCGTCCATAATCTCATGCACAATTTTGTCGGCATCCAGCGTTAAGGCGCCCTGCTCCGCCGCCATGCGCATCACGGATGATTTGCCCGTGGCGATGTTGCCGGTCAGCCCTACCACGATTTTGTCCGGCCAGCGGGGCGGACGTCCCTGATTCTTACTGCTCCTCATGGAGAAAATCCTCCCACTCCTGCATCAGGCGCTCCAAATGTTGCTGCGTTTCCGCGTATTCTATGCTCAGGTTTTGAATCTTGCCAAAGTCCTGGGTCAAGGTTGCCGTTTGCAGCGCTTCCACCTGCCGCGCCGCCTGTTCTTCCAGGTTCGTTATCTGCTGTTCCAGATCCGCCAGCGCCTTTTCTCGCTGCTGACGCGCATTTTTGCTCAAAGATTGGTTAGCGCGCTCCTCCCGCTCTTCCTGCACCTGTGCCTGCGCTGCCAGACGAGCCGCTTCGCGGGCGGCATCTCGTTCGGCGATAAAGTCTTGATATGGCCCCTGAAAAATTCGCAAACAACCATCCGCCAGGTCCCATATTTGCGTTGCCAGTCTGTCAACCAGGTAGCGGTCGTGGGATACCATGAGGATCGTGCCATCAAACTGCTCGAGGACCTCTTGCAACACTTCCTGCGCGGGGATGTCCAGGTGATTGGTCGGCTCGTCCAGCAGGAGGAAGTTGGCCCCTTCTAACGCCAACACAGCCAGGGCCAGCCGCCCGCGTTCGCCGCCGCTGAGCATGCCCACTTGTTTGTACACGTCGTCGCCGCGCAGCAGGTAGCGGGCGAGGTGCGTGCGCGCCTCGCTCAGGGGCATGGGGTGGTAGCGCGTGAGTTCGTCGATGACCGTGCTTTGCGGATTGAGCCGCTCATGTGCCTGGGCAAAATACCCTACGCGCAGGCTGGCTCCCAGGCGAACGCGCCCGGAAAGTGGGGGGAGTTCCCCCAGAATAGTGCGTAGGAATGTGGTTTTGCCCGTGCCGTTGGGACCAATCAGTGCCGCTATTTCCTGCCGTCGCAGTTCGATGTCCTCGGCGCGAAAGAGGGGATTGCCCGGATAGCCGATGGACAGGTCTTCGCTGCGCAGCACGAGGTCTCCGCTGCGTTGTGTCGTCGCCAGGCGCAGGTTGAGCCGCGGGGGGCGGTTTTGCGGCTGTGGCAGGGTGCGGATGGCTTCCGTGGCGGCGGCCACGTCCCATTCCCCGGATGAAATATCTAGCTGCCGCAACGCCTGGGACCAGTTTTGTCCCTGGATAGCGCCCAATCCGCCGGCGTGAACGGCCTTCAGTTCGCGGGTGATGCGTTTTAGTTTGCCCTGGGCTTGCAGTGTGTTTTGCCCGGCAATGTTGCGGCGGATGTAGTCCAGTTCGCGTTCCATGCGCTCCTTGAAGGCGGCAAACTCTTTTTGGCGGCGCTCCCATCGTTCTTGTCGCTGTTGTACGTAGTGGCTGTAGCTGCCGCGGTATAGTTCGATGCCGCCGCGGCTCATTTCCCAGATGCGGTCGACGACTTTGTCGAGGAAGTAACGGTCGTGGCTGACGACGAGGAGCGCGCCTGGCCACGCCTTGAGGGCGCTTTCCAGCCATTCGACGGCCTGGATGTCCAGGTGGTTGGTGGGTTCGTCGAGGATGAGGAGGTCGGGGCGTTCCAGGAGGAGGCGGGCGAGCAGGGCGCGCGTTTTTTGCCCGCCGCTGAGGTGGGTCAGGGGGAGGTGGCGGCTTGATTCGTCGAAGCCGAGGCCGGTGAGGGTGTGTTTGATGTGGCGCTCGTAGTCATAGCCGCCGGCCAGTTCAAAACGCTCCAGGGCGACGCCGTAGTCGGCGAGGAGGGTTGGGGCGTTGCCGTCTACGGCCATGCGTTGTTCCATTTGGCGCAGGCGGATTTCCTGTTCGCGCAGGGGGGCGAACAGGGTGAGCATTTCCTGGTAGACGGTGTGTTCCTGACCGTTGAAGGCGCCGGCGGACTCCTGGGGGAGGTAGCCGATGCGACAGTTGCGGGCGCGGTGGACGCTGCCGCTGCTGGGGGAGGCGAGGCCGGCGAGGATGAGGAGGAGGGTGGTTTTGCCGATGCCGTTGGGGCCGACGAGTCCGATTTTGCCGTCGTTGGGGATGCTGGCGGAAATGCCGGCAAAAACGTCCACCGCGCCGAATGATTGAGACAAGTTAGTTGCGCTAAGAATCGCCATAAAACATGATTATACCTGAGTCCGGGCGAGCAATAAAAAGCCCGACGAGTGGCATACCCGTCGGGCCTAAATGAGCTTCTTGGTTGCACGTTGCGCGGAGCCTTTTGCTCCGCCGCGCCTCAGTTCAAATACTGGCGCAAGTGTCCCGCGAAGTTGGGGTGGCGCAACTTGCGCAGCGCTTCCTTCTCCAACTGGCGAATGCGCTCGCGGGAAAGACCAAACATCTCGCCGACTTCTTTCAGGGTGCGGGACTCGCCATCCTGCAAACCGTAACGCAAACGCAGAATACGCGCCTCTCGTGGCGTCAACTGGTCCAATATCTCGCCAATTTCCTCCGTGAGCATGTTTTGCGCGACGGTTTCCGCCGGCGGTGGGGCTTCCACGTCTTCGATGAAGTCACCCAACTCGGCATCGGATTCATCCCCGACGGGGCGTTCCAGGTGGACGGGCTGGCGACTTGTCCGCAGCATCCAACGCACGCGATCTGCCGGCAATTCCATATACTCAGCAATCTCTTCCGCCGTTGGCTGACGCCCATACTCCTGTTCCAACTCCTGCGCCACTTGATACAGCTTGCTGATACGTCCACCCAAGTGCGCGGGAATACGAATCGTGCGTCCGTGATTCGCCAGCGCGCGCGTCACTGCCTGGCGGATCCACCAGGTCGCGTAGGTGCTGAAACGGTTGCCGCGACGATAATCATACTTCTCCACGGCCTTCATCAGGCCCACGTTGCCTTCCTGGATCAGATCCAAAAATTGTAGACCCCGGCCCCGATATTTCTTGGCGATGCTAACGACCAGCCGTGTGTTCGCGCGAATCAGATGCGCGCGCGCCGCTTCACCGACTTCACGCATGCGCACCAACTCGTCCAACACATCTTCAGCAAAATCGTGCTGATCTTCGGCCAGCGCCGATTCCGCGGCGCGACCCGCCTCAATTTCCTTCGCTAACTGGACCTCTTCGTCGGCCGACAGGAGTTGCTGCTGTCCCATTTCGCGGAAATACAGCCCCACGGAGTCATCAATCGGCACACTGCTCAGGTCAAACAAGGGAGCGGCATGAAGTCGCTTTGGATACCCTGGCAGACCCTCGTCATCTTCGTCTTCCAGCGAATCGTCATCTTCCAGAGCATCATTCAGAGGATCGTCCGTGTCGTGCAGATGCACGCCAGCAGCCTGCAACTCTTCCATGATTGTCTCTAGCAAAGGGAGATTGTTCTCTACGTCTGGCAGTAGTTCCAAAATGCGATCATACGTGATGTAATGACGCTCGGTTGCTTCCGCCAAAAGCGCGCTTACAATTTCCATTTCTTCGAATGGATTCACCATATTGCTCATACCTGATTTCGACCTCTCTGGAATTGATTAAATGTGTAGGGGACTATACACATTCAGTGTCGTTTAGGATACTGAGCGTGCAGTCTAGCATATTCAAAGGAGAAAAGTCAAGATGCAAAAAAGTAACGAATCGAGGCGAGACAACCCTTCTGGAAGCGTCCCGCGTGTGGTCTGGATGTCCTTGCAAGGCAAGTGGCTGTCCGCAATTGAGTTAGCGGAAATGTGCGGACAGCGACTTGCCTAGATAGCGACTATCATAGATAGCGACTATCATGGATAGCGACTATCCTAGATAGCGGCTATCCATGATAGTTTGGCAGTAATCGTCCGTAAAAAGTGTGAAGTTGTTTTCGGACGGTTACTGAGGATACAGCAGGTAAAACCGAGGAGTATGGCTCATCCGTCCTCCTTGCGCAGGTATTGCGCCTGAGAGATTTACAGGTTCTCAAAACCATCCTATTATATACCAGTTTGCTCCCTATTCCCGTGAGAAAAGCGAAAATAGGACGTTTTTCTCATATTTGGCTCAGAGCTGACGAGGGGAACGGGGGCGCAAGGTTAGCCCGCGGCGTACAACTCTGTTGACCTCCTTTGACCTACCGTTGCAGGGTTTTCGCCTTTTCGTACGCTTGTACCGCGCCTGCTGTGTCACCCAGTGCCTGTAAAATGTCTCCCAGAAGTTGATAATACGCCGGGTTATCCGGCTCCAGTTCCATGGCTTGCTGTATGGCGGTCAGCGCCACGGCGTTGTTGCCGTTTTGCGCCGACGCATAGGCCCATTTGAAGTAGATGAGTGGCTGCC
Coding sequences within:
- a CDS encoding ABC-F family ATP-binding cassette domain-containing protein, producing the protein MSQSFGAVDVFAGISASIPNDGKIGLVGPNGIGKTTLLLILAGLASPSSGSVHRARNCRIGYLPQESAGAFNGQEHTVYQEMLTLFAPLREQEIRLRQMEQRMAVDGNAPTLLADYGVALERFELAGGYDYERHIKHTLTGLGFDESSRHLPLTHLSGGQKTRALLARLLLERPDLLILDEPTNHLDIQAVEWLESALKAWPGALLVVSHDRYFLDKVVDRIWEMSRGGIELYRGSYSHYVQQRQERWERRQKEFAAFKERMERELDYIRRNIAGQNTLQAQGKLKRITRELKAVHAGGLGAIQGQNWSQALRQLDISSGEWDVAAATEAIRTLPQPQNRPPRLNLRLATTQRSGDLVLRSEDLSIGYPGNPLFRAEDIELRRQEIAALIGPNGTGKTTFLRTILGELPPLSGRVRLGASLRVGYFAQAHERLNPQSTVIDELTRYHPMPLSEARTHLARYLLRGDDVYKQVGMLSGGERGRLALAVLALEGANFLLLDEPTNHLDIPAQEVLQEVLEQFDGTILMVSHDRYLVDRLATQIWDLADGCLRIFQGPYQDFIAERDAAREAARLAAQAQVQEEREERANQSLSKNARQQREKALADLEQQITNLEEQAARQVEALQTATLTQDFGKIQNLSIEYAETQQHLERLMQEWEDFLHEEQ
- a CDS encoding sigma-70 family RNA polymerase sigma factor → MSNMVNPFEEMEIVSALLAEATERHYITYDRILELLPDVENNLPLLETIMEELQAAGVHLHDTDDPLNDALEDDDSLEDEDDEGLPGYPKRLHAAPLFDLSSVPIDDSVGLYFREMGQQQLLSADEEVQLAKEIEAGRAAESALAEDQHDFAEDVLDELVRMREVGEAARAHLIRANTRLVVSIAKKYRGRGLQFLDLIQEGNVGLMKAVEKYDYRRGNRFSTYATWWIRQAVTRALANHGRTIRIPAHLGGRISKLYQVAQELEQEYGRQPTAEEIAEYMELPADRVRWMLRTSRQPVHLERPVGDESDAELGDFIEDVEAPPPAETVAQNMLTEEIGEILDQLTPREARILRLRYGLQDGESRTLKEVGEMFGLSRERIRQLEKEALRKLRHPNFAGHLRQYLN